One region of Mucilaginibacter sp. 14171R-50 genomic DNA includes:
- a CDS encoding thioredoxin-like domain-containing protein, with translation MKYNLYLITLCFLIVACNNTPKFEVTIKSHVTNGSIILSKGKEQLLTQPLTNGSATITTPVESPRYYTLSIIDSDKPLSAKNNFEVYLENGKYIIDAKANTKGVYPEITSTSKTQQQLSDYYKTENEIAGGLNHSIDSMLVVIDSHAAREQSKKERSALFKKTRDLQTQRRKLEPKILDAYISRHPDNVVAPHIMSLQYMDEYPVEYNKLLSKLPDDAKKTSDGQSVADKLSVLVKLLPGSEAPDIIGEMPDGKEFTRLPFKGKLTLVEFWISGNRLCQLNHAKIAKGLIITDSDKKHFAVVSVSIDAYPQVWKRAVKQNNLTWPQVADFKGNNSPNVANWKITNVPRYFLVDGNWRIIKPNIDILDVDQEVHDYLAAHK, from the coding sequence ATGAAGTATAACCTATATCTAATTACCCTTTGTTTTCTAATAGTCGCCTGTAACAATACCCCGAAATTTGAAGTTACTATTAAGTCCCATGTTACAAACGGAAGCATTATATTATCAAAGGGTAAAGAGCAATTGCTTACCCAGCCCCTTACAAATGGCAGCGCTACTATCACTACGCCTGTGGAAAGCCCGAGATATTATACTTTATCGATAATTGACAGCGACAAGCCTTTAAGTGCTAAAAATAACTTCGAGGTTTATCTTGAAAACGGCAAATACATTATTGATGCGAAGGCCAACACCAAAGGGGTTTACCCGGAGATAACGTCTACGTCAAAAACCCAACAGCAATTATCAGATTATTATAAAACAGAAAACGAGATAGCAGGCGGCTTAAACCACAGTATAGATTCGATGCTTGTAGTTATAGATTCGCACGCTGCCAGGGAGCAGTCAAAGAAAGAGCGCTCCGCCCTATTCAAAAAAACCCGCGACCTTCAAACTCAAAGAAGAAAACTGGAGCCAAAAATTTTGGATGCTTATATATCCCGGCACCCGGATAACGTTGTTGCACCACATATCATGTCGTTACAGTATATGGATGAGTATCCTGTTGAATACAACAAGCTTTTATCTAAACTCCCTGATGATGCCAAAAAAACATCCGACGGACAATCGGTAGCCGATAAGCTAAGCGTACTGGTAAAACTTTTACCGGGCTCAGAAGCCCCGGATATTATTGGTGAAATGCCCGATGGCAAAGAATTTACCAGGCTACCATTCAAAGGAAAATTAACCCTGGTTGAATTTTGGATATCGGGCAACCGGCTTTGCCAATTGAACCATGCTAAAATTGCTAAGGGCCTTATTATTACCGATAGCGATAAAAAGCATTTTGCCGTTGTAAGTGTTTCAATAGATGCTTACCCCCAGGTATGGAAACGGGCAGTTAAGCAAAATAATCTGACCTGGCCACAGGTGGCTGATTTTAAAGGCAACAATTCGCCAAATGTAGCCAACTGGAAGATCACTAACGTGCCAAGGTACTTTTTAGTCGACGGTAACTGGCGCATCATCAAACCTAATATTGATATCCTTGATGTTGATCAGGAAGTACACGATTACCTGGCGGCGCACAAATAA
- a CDS encoding succinate dehydrogenase cytochrome b subunit produces MSEFKQTFNSSLGKKLIMALTGLFLCTFLIVHLGGNLLLFKHDQGFAFNSYANFLTHFPPIEVIAWLLYLAIIVHSIYALVLTIKNRRARPVGYAVQTKSPASWSSKNMGLLGSILFLFIVIHMGDFWFTYKYNNILGFKEYRTNLATNETTVSDYTPATPDFERSISTENNVEIIRVKDLHARIQSSFSNIFYVIFYVIAMGAVSFHLLHGFQSAFHTLGWVHRKYKPIVYFFGTWLFAVIIPLGFALMPVVYYIQSLK; encoded by the coding sequence ATGAGCGAATTTAAACAAACCTTTAACTCATCACTGGGAAAAAAGCTGATAATGGCTTTAACAGGCTTGTTTTTGTGTACTTTTTTAATTGTGCACCTGGGCGGTAACCTCTTGCTTTTTAAGCACGACCAGGGTTTTGCATTTAACAGCTACGCAAATTTCTTAACGCATTTTCCACCCATCGAAGTTATCGCCTGGCTGTTGTACCTGGCTATTATAGTGCACAGCATTTACGCCCTTGTATTAACTATTAAAAACCGCAGGGCAAGGCCGGTAGGTTATGCTGTGCAAACCAAATCTCCTGCTTCATGGTCATCAAAGAACATGGGCTTGCTGGGTTCTATCCTGTTTTTGTTTATCGTTATTCACATGGGCGATTTTTGGTTCACCTATAAGTATAACAATATATTAGGTTTTAAGGAATACCGCACCAACCTGGCAACTAACGAAACCACAGTATCTGACTATACCCCTGCAACGCCTGACTTTGAACGGTCGATATCTACGGAGAACAACGTAGAGATCATTCGTGTAAAAGACCTGCACGCGCGTATACAAAGCAGTTTCAGCAACATATTTTATGTGATATTTTACGTAATAGCAATGGGCGCGGTATCGTTCCACTTGCTGCATGGGTTCCAAAGCGCGTTTCATACGCTGGGTTGGGTGCATCGAAAATACAAGCCAATAGTTTATTTTTTTGGCACCTGGCTGTTTGCGGTGATCATACCTCTGGGTTTTGCGCTGATGCCGGTAGTTTATTACATACAGAGTTTAAAATAA